The following proteins come from a genomic window of Corynebacterium hansenii:
- a CDS encoding TIGR04053 family radical SAM/SPASM domain-containing protein, translated as MHRPPAVRTVRHDINEKPFIVIWEVTRACGLVCKHCRADAQHEPHPDQLTTEEGKRLLDALASYDRPLPLVVFTGGDPFERADLEELTEYGTSKGLNVSLSPSVTPKLTPERVRSLREAGGKAMSMSLDGATAATHDAFRGFSGTFEKTVEMAPVINEAGYRLQINSTLTRDNIHEAPALLKRVIEMGAKMWYVFFLVPTGRGAALNCLSPQEREDVLNWLVDVSDRIAIKTTEAPQYRRVVLQRREAEETGAPKYEGGPLYDELTRQTTELLGEHPAKPRPPRSPMAVNSGSGFAFIDHIGDVYPNGFLPLHCGNVKETPFPEIYSESPVFKELRDPDNWHGKCSVCGFHNVCGGSRSTAFALTGDYRASDPTCVYVPPAWHPDADAVEEEGATAEDLAPIGSGPGEHAPALKLTVIDGSKGM; from the coding sequence GTGCACCGGCCCCCTGCAGTCCGCACCGTCCGCCACGACATCAACGAGAAGCCGTTCATCGTCATCTGGGAGGTGACGCGGGCGTGTGGCCTGGTGTGCAAGCACTGCCGGGCCGACGCGCAGCACGAGCCGCACCCGGATCAGCTGACCACGGAGGAGGGCAAGCGCCTTCTCGACGCGCTGGCGTCGTACGACAGGCCGCTGCCGCTGGTGGTGTTCACGGGCGGCGATCCGTTCGAGCGGGCGGATCTTGAGGAGCTGACGGAGTACGGCACGTCGAAGGGCCTGAACGTCTCCCTGTCGCCGTCGGTGACGCCGAAGCTGACGCCGGAGCGCGTCCGGTCGCTGCGCGAGGCCGGCGGCAAGGCCATGTCCATGTCGCTCGACGGTGCGACGGCGGCGACGCACGACGCGTTCCGGGGGTTTTCCGGCACGTTCGAGAAGACCGTCGAGATGGCCCCGGTGATCAACGAAGCCGGCTACCGCCTGCAGATTAACTCCACGCTGACGCGCGACAACATCCACGAGGCCCCGGCGCTGCTGAAGCGGGTCATCGAGATGGGCGCGAAGATGTGGTACGTCTTCTTCCTCGTGCCCACGGGCCGCGGGGCGGCGCTGAATTGCCTGTCGCCGCAGGAGCGCGAGGACGTGCTCAATTGGCTGGTCGACGTGTCGGACCGCATCGCCATCAAGACCACGGAGGCCCCGCAGTACCGCCGCGTGGTGCTGCAGCGCCGCGAGGCCGAGGAGACCGGCGCGCCGAAGTACGAGGGCGGCCCGCTTTACGACGAGCTGACGCGCCAAACCACCGAGCTTCTCGGCGAGCACCCCGCCAAGCCCCGCCCGCCGCGCTCCCCCATGGCGGTGAATTCCGGCTCGGGATTCGCCTTCATCGACCACATCGGCGACGTGTACCCCAACGGCTTCCTGCCACTGCACTGCGGCAACGTGAAGGAGACGCCTTTTCCGGAGATCTACTCCGAGTCGCCGGTGTTCAAGGAGTTGCGCGACCCCGACAATTGGCACGGCAAGTGCAGCGTCTGCGGGTTCCACAACGTGTGCGGCGGTTCGCGGTCCACGGCGTTCGCGCTGACCGGTGACTACCGCGCGTCGGATCCGACCTGCGTGTACGTGCCGCCGGCGTGGCACCCCGACGCCGACGCCGTCGAGGAGGAGGGGGCGACGGCTGAGGATCTCGCGCCCATCGGTTCCGGCCCGGGCGAGCACGCCCCCGCGCTGAAGCTCACCGTCATCGACGGCTCGAAGGGGATGTAG
- a CDS encoding YdcF family protein: MVFGRALPVAIASALLVASPMAAQTAHAEPSPTPAPAASPAQPNPNRAPDGPTAVRDAVLSSSPLCMSDNEDLIRLCTRLESESTSYPVQLTADPRGHHIVVLGYGLTDEGELRDELVTRLAGAKDLAEAFPETPIIVSGGAPKKGKSEAEAMREWLTGHGIDGSRITSEDRSGNTKENAALSSKIVAERGGRGITLMTSRDHMERALNEFRIAAAGKWPVTGAVAQ, from the coding sequence GTGGTCTTCGGTCGCGCGCTCCCCGTGGCCATCGCCTCCGCGCTCCTCGTGGCTTCCCCGATGGCCGCGCAGACGGCCCACGCCGAACCCTCCCCCACCCCCGCCCCGGCGGCTTCTCCCGCGCAGCCGAATCCGAACCGCGCGCCCGACGGCCCCACGGCGGTGCGGGATGCGGTGCTGTCGTCGAGCCCGCTGTGCATGTCCGACAACGAGGACCTCATCCGCCTGTGCACGCGCCTGGAGTCGGAGTCGACGTCGTACCCGGTGCAGCTGACCGCCGACCCGCGGGGGCACCACATCGTGGTCCTCGGCTACGGGCTCACCGACGAGGGAGAGCTTCGCGACGAACTGGTCACGCGACTGGCCGGCGCGAAGGACCTGGCGGAGGCCTTCCCGGAGACCCCGATCATCGTGTCCGGCGGCGCCCCGAAGAAGGGCAAGTCCGAGGCCGAGGCGATGCGCGAGTGGCTGACGGGCCACGGCATCGACGGCTCGCGCATCACCTCCGAGGACCGGTCGGGCAACACGAAGGAAAATGCGGCGCTGTCGTCGAAGATCGTCGCCGAGCGCGGCGGCCGCGGCATCACGCTGATGACGTCCCGCGACCACATGGAGCGAGCCCTCAACGAGTTCCGCATCGCCGCCGCCGGCAAGTGGCCGGTCACCGGCGCCGTCGCCCAGTAG
- a CDS encoding ribose-5-phosphate isomerase: MRIYLGADHAGFEMKNLIKDHLEKAGHEVVDCGAHVYDAADDYPAFCIEAASRTVNDPGSLGIVLGGSGNGEQIAANKVKGARCALAWSVETAKLAREHNNAQLIGLGGRMHSEEEALAIVDAFVAQPWSEEERHQRRIDILAEYEKTGIAPALPEQE; the protein is encoded by the coding sequence ATGCGTATTTACCTTGGCGCGGACCACGCCGGTTTCGAGATGAAGAACCTGATCAAGGACCACCTGGAGAAGGCGGGCCACGAGGTCGTCGATTGCGGCGCCCACGTGTACGATGCCGCCGACGATTACCCGGCCTTCTGCATCGAGGCCGCTTCCCGCACCGTCAACGACCCGGGCTCCCTGGGCATCGTGCTCGGCGGTTCCGGCAATGGCGAGCAGATCGCCGCCAACAAGGTCAAGGGCGCCCGCTGTGCCCTGGCCTGGTCGGTGGAGACCGCCAAGCTGGCCCGCGAGCACAACAACGCCCAGCTCATCGGCCTGGGTGGCCGCATGCATTCCGAGGAGGAGGCGCTGGCCATCGTCGATGCCTTCGTCGCCCAGCCGTGGAGCGAGGAGGAGCGCCACCAGCGCCGAATCGACATCCTCGCCGAGTACGAGAAGACCGGCATCGCCCCCGCCCTGCCCGAGCAGGAGTAG
- a CDS encoding DUF1542 domain-containing protein: MSAILLIGIAIIGGVLLIQMTQKRQNKAIAQREHDDVADAVADARRWIERLGSQVLSISGTDTASTQAMADASERYNAASSQISTANTVKQAQLARESALEGLHYVAAAREIMGMPAGPELPPLEGQRSAGSVTEQRTIKHEGREITASPVATEETPNYYPGGRVAGRPVPAGWYSEPWWQSALRTGMWAMGSVALFSLMFNGMSGVAYAASNFESGAGDGSDGPADTFIDEGDAGDLGDGGGDDGGGFFDGLFGGDGDGGDGGGFFDGGGDGFDFDF, translated from the coding sequence ATGTCAGCCATCCTCCTCATCGGCATCGCGATCATCGGCGGCGTCCTGCTGATCCAGATGACCCAGAAGCGCCAGAACAAGGCCATCGCGCAGCGCGAACACGACGACGTCGCCGACGCCGTGGCCGACGCCCGCCGCTGGATCGAACGGCTCGGTTCCCAGGTGCTGTCCATCTCCGGCACCGACACCGCCTCCACCCAGGCGATGGCCGACGCCTCCGAGCGCTACAACGCCGCGTCGTCGCAGATCTCCACCGCCAACACCGTCAAGCAGGCGCAGCTCGCGCGCGAATCCGCGCTCGAGGGCCTGCACTACGTCGCCGCCGCGCGCGAGATCATGGGCATGCCCGCCGGCCCCGAACTGCCTCCGCTGGAGGGCCAGCGCTCCGCCGGCTCCGTGACCGAGCAGCGCACCATCAAACACGAGGGCCGCGAGATCACCGCGTCGCCCGTGGCCACCGAGGAAACTCCCAACTACTACCCCGGCGGCCGCGTCGCCGGGCGCCCGGTGCCCGCCGGCTGGTACTCCGAGCCGTGGTGGCAGTCCGCCCTGCGCACCGGCATGTGGGCCATGGGCTCGGTCGCCCTGTTCTCGCTGATGTTCAACGGCATGTCGGGCGTGGCGTATGCCGCGTCGAACTTCGAGAGCGGCGCCGGCGACGGGTCCGATGGGCCCGCCGACACCTTCATCGACGAGGGCGACGCCGGTGACCTCGGCGACGGCGGCGGCGATGACGGCGGCGGCTTCTTCGACGGCCTTTTCGGCGGCGACGGCGATGGCGGCGACGGCGGGGGCTTCTTCGACGGCGGCGGCGACGGCTTCGACTTCGACTTCTAG
- a CDS encoding glycoside hydrolase family 1 protein: MSTTGPGGTPKPMPAPRTSPAAEPLLHDVDLRGLLIGTASAALQIEGGDQNNDWLDWALEPGNVADGSTPLRATDHWNRWREDNRLMASLGLPIARIGVEWSRIEPRPGEFDHAVLDRYREEIADLRDRGIRPLVTLHHFANPRWFAARGGFTSDDAPHAFLRFAETTVRALDDLVDEWVTVNEPNVYATQAHLFRSGPPGNRSWRDTMAVLRNMAVSHILGHQLIHGIQGDRAKVGFAHHARGFEPRNPRNPIHRGLSRLNRFLFQDIVADAHLAGEFHPLLGGAKVGRNLPSGSHHDFLGLNYYTRTAVDRLDDGTFAGAPVNDLGWEIHPAGLVDCARDLHERYGGTVWVTENGTCDLGDPGSAANPAPGAGGEAGVAKQEASAAADRSLESFRPRFILEHLRAIAESGLPIERWYHWCFVDNWEWADGEGPRFGIVHLDYETQERTLKPSAHLLAELARTGRITPELHGRYTAGRRYPVADERTDPTVRSAMRAMTSDTATMPDATKTSDAANMSDTGEGSR; this comes from the coding sequence ATGTCAACCACGGGGCCCGGCGGCACACCCAAGCCAATGCCCGCGCCGCGCACGTCACCGGCTGCGGAACCGCTGCTTCACGACGTCGATTTGCGCGGCCTGCTCATCGGAACGGCGTCTGCGGCGCTCCAAATCGAGGGCGGCGATCAGAACAACGATTGGCTCGATTGGGCACTCGAGCCGGGCAACGTGGCCGACGGCTCGACGCCGCTGCGCGCCACCGACCATTGGAATCGCTGGCGCGAGGACAACCGGCTGATGGCCTCGCTCGGCCTGCCCATTGCGCGCATCGGCGTGGAATGGTCGCGCATCGAGCCGCGGCCGGGGGAGTTCGACCATGCGGTGCTCGACCGCTACCGAGAGGAGATCGCGGATCTGCGCGACAGGGGAATCCGGCCCCTGGTGACGCTCCACCACTTCGCCAACCCGCGCTGGTTCGCCGCGCGCGGGGGCTTCACCTCGGATGACGCGCCCCATGCCTTCCTGCGTTTCGCGGAGACGACCGTGCGCGCGCTCGATGACCTGGTCGACGAGTGGGTGACGGTCAACGAGCCCAACGTCTACGCGACCCAGGCCCACTTGTTCCGGTCCGGCCCTCCGGGCAACCGGTCGTGGCGGGACACGATGGCGGTGCTGCGCAACATGGCGGTGTCGCATATCCTCGGCCACCAGCTCATCCACGGCATCCAGGGCGACCGCGCCAAGGTCGGCTTCGCACACCATGCCCGCGGGTTCGAGCCGCGCAATCCCCGCAATCCCATCCACCGCGGCCTGTCGCGGCTGAACCGGTTCCTGTTCCAGGACATCGTCGCCGACGCGCACCTGGCGGGTGAGTTCCACCCATTGTTGGGCGGTGCGAAGGTGGGGCGGAACCTGCCGTCGGGCAGCCACCACGACTTTTTGGGCCTCAACTACTACACGCGCACGGCAGTGGACAGGCTTGACGACGGCACCTTCGCTGGTGCCCCCGTCAACGACCTCGGCTGGGAAATCCACCCCGCCGGCCTGGTCGACTGCGCCCGTGACCTGCACGAGCGGTACGGGGGAACCGTGTGGGTGACCGAAAACGGCACCTGCGATCTCGGCGACCCCGGGTCGGCGGCCAATCCGGCGCCGGGCGCGGGCGGGGAGGCGGGCGTCGCAAAGCAGGAGGCGTCCGCCGCAGCCGACCGCAGTCTGGAATCCTTCCGGCCGCGGTTCATTCTGGAGCATCTGCGCGCGATCGCGGAGTCCGGTCTGCCCATCGAGCGCTGGTACCACTGGTGCTTCGTGGACAACTGGGAATGGGCCGACGGCGAGGGGCCGCGGTTCGGCATCGTCCACCTCGATTACGAAACGCAGGAGCGCACGCTCAAACCGTCGGCGCATCTGCTCGCGGAACTGGCGCGGACCGGGCGGATCACCCCGGAGCTGCATGGGCGCTACACCGCCGGGCGGCGCTACCCCGTCGCCGACGAACGCACCGACCCGACCGTGCGGTCCGCCATGCGCGCCATGACGTCCGACACCGCCACGATGCCCGACGCCACCAAGACGTCCGACGCCGCCAACATGTCCGACACAGGGGAGGGGAGCCGATGA
- a CDS encoding MFS transporter, producing MSAAERALADVGRFAADPAQRTPVTTGWVVRYGLLYLGQNISWAAPTQLLLAQQILVWHPGDKESKLALLMAIGGFFSIVGHPLAGWLSDRTDSRWGRRAPWILFGGLAAAGALMFLGAAPGFAALTLGWAVFQLAIAASINAAQAVAPDTVPDHQYGVVSGVLGLTYTLGVVLGTVVATVFDLGLAYIVTAALLLALIFQFMPGFRDVSRVRHRGALAPVPYDDDVEPVVPAVAESPGGLYRDFNWVFLARFLVTTGNSVALFYLFYYLRDHIRHGDPDSGVLVLTGAYAGCVILTAVASGRLSDKLGKRRVFVAASSLGVAGACAVMAVAESFGTVVGAAVLLGLSWGVFMAVDQALINQVLPKADERGRDVGVMNLAVAGPNMAAPVLAAFALANLGGYPGLYFFAGALTAVGAVLVYGVRSVP from the coding sequence ATGAGCGCCGCCGAACGCGCCCTCGCCGACGTCGGCCGTTTCGCCGCCGACCCCGCGCAGCGCACGCCCGTCACCACGGGCTGGGTCGTCCGCTACGGCCTGCTCTACCTGGGGCAGAACATTTCGTGGGCCGCGCCGACGCAGCTGCTGCTCGCGCAGCAGATCCTGGTGTGGCACCCGGGGGACAAGGAGTCGAAGCTGGCGCTGCTGATGGCGATCGGCGGGTTCTTCTCCATCGTCGGCCACCCGCTGGCCGGCTGGTTGTCCGACCGCACCGACTCGAGGTGGGGCCGGCGCGCGCCGTGGATCCTCTTCGGCGGGCTCGCGGCGGCGGGGGCGCTGATGTTCCTCGGCGCCGCCCCGGGGTTCGCCGCGCTGACCCTGGGGTGGGCGGTGTTCCAGCTGGCCATAGCGGCCTCGATCAACGCCGCGCAGGCCGTCGCGCCCGACACCGTGCCCGACCACCAATACGGCGTGGTGTCCGGGGTGCTGGGGCTGACGTACACCCTCGGCGTGGTGCTGGGGACGGTGGTGGCCACGGTGTTCGACCTCGGGCTGGCGTACATCGTCACCGCGGCGCTGCTGCTGGCGCTCATCTTCCAGTTCATGCCCGGCTTCCGCGACGTCTCCCGCGTGCGGCACCGCGGGGCGCTGGCGCCGGTGCCTTACGACGACGACGTCGAACCGGTCGTGCCCGCCGTCGCCGAATCGCCGGGAGGGCTGTACCGGGACTTCAACTGGGTTTTCCTCGCCCGGTTCCTGGTGACCACCGGCAACTCCGTGGCGCTGTTCTACCTGTTCTATTACCTGCGCGACCACATCCGCCACGGGGACCCGGACTCCGGCGTGCTCGTGCTGACCGGCGCCTACGCGGGCTGCGTGATCCTCACCGCCGTCGCGTCGGGACGGCTGTCCGACAAGCTGGGCAAGCGGCGCGTGTTCGTGGCGGCGTCGTCGCTGGGAGTGGCCGGCGCGTGCGCGGTCATGGCGGTGGCGGAGTCCTTCGGCACGGTCGTCGGCGCCGCGGTGCTGCTGGGCCTGTCGTGGGGAGTGTTCATGGCGGTGGACCAGGCGCTGATCAACCAGGTGCTGCCCAAGGCCGACGAACGCGGGCGCGACGTCGGGGTGATGAACCTCGCGGTCGCCGGACCGAACATGGCCGCCCCGGTGCTCGCCGCCTTCGCGCTGGCGAACCTCGGCGGCTACCCGGGCCTGTACTTCTTCGCGGGCGCGTTGACCGCCGTCGGCGCGGTGCTGGTGTACGGGGTCCGCTCGGTGCCGTGA
- a CDS encoding alpha/beta fold hydrolase, producing the protein MQLASMFRRALAPATVVALAGGLLSAPQASAGGLADLGGLDWGACPAAASVAPGTVCADVEVPRDHADPDGAMITLTVSRVPATGERRGVIAGNPGGPGGDALNMFSDEAIKMPAAVREHFDLIAVEPRGLRWGTPLNCNVADIPASGALAGQVGAMYASCEANDPGYAATITTENTARDLDHVRGVLGQDVLNLYGVSYGTDLMGTYATLFPERTGRMVLDSSVDPADRWFRLGDSREPWRRDAVNAMFQWIADRDDRYGLGTTPLQVYTRWTERINEEVGAPGQLYPPPAQVGDVPGALADDPEAYLQLADRVLPAVWRGQSFAASMLRPGAGAQSVLLQMTFAATYSEGMWADVADAIVSGKAETPPLPEGKTEEDVAAEMEAMAVVERSIVCNDNLVAADPSRIPRAYADQYTGGDIFRVNADSMGSGQLCLGWPGKSSAVALDGSALKHKPLLLHYDKDAAVTGTAGRAMQAAMGGELKELPGYGHGVLGGDNDADAVADLVSAHYLG; encoded by the coding sequence GTGCAACTCGCTTCCATGTTCCGCCGGGCGCTCGCCCCGGCCACCGTCGTGGCCCTCGCGGGCGGCCTGCTGTCCGCCCCCCAAGCGTCGGCGGGCGGCCTCGCGGATTTGGGCGGGTTGGACTGGGGAGCCTGCCCCGCCGCGGCATCCGTCGCGCCGGGCACGGTGTGCGCGGACGTGGAGGTCCCCCGCGATCACGCGGACCCGGACGGCGCCATGATCACCCTCACCGTCAGCCGCGTGCCCGCGACGGGCGAGCGGCGCGGCGTCATCGCGGGCAACCCGGGTGGCCCGGGCGGCGACGCGCTGAACATGTTCTCCGACGAGGCCATCAAAATGCCGGCCGCCGTCCGCGAGCACTTCGACCTCATCGCCGTGGAGCCCCGCGGCCTGCGGTGGGGCACCCCCTTGAACTGCAACGTGGCGGACATCCCCGCCAGCGGGGCCCTCGCCGGCCAGGTCGGCGCCATGTACGCGTCGTGCGAGGCGAACGACCCCGGTTACGCGGCGACCATCACCACCGAGAACACGGCCCGGGATCTCGACCACGTGCGGGGCGTCCTCGGCCAGGACGTGCTGAACCTCTACGGGGTCTCCTACGGCACGGACCTGATGGGCACGTACGCGACTCTGTTCCCGGAGCGCACCGGCCGCATGGTCCTCGACTCTTCGGTGGACCCGGCGGACCGCTGGTTCCGGCTCGGGGATTCGCGCGAGCCGTGGCGCCGCGACGCCGTGAACGCGATGTTCCAGTGGATCGCCGATCGAGATGACCGGTACGGGCTGGGCACGACGCCGCTGCAGGTGTACACGCGGTGGACGGAGCGCATCAACGAGGAGGTCGGCGCACCGGGGCAGCTGTACCCGCCGCCGGCGCAGGTGGGCGACGTACCCGGCGCGCTCGCCGACGACCCCGAGGCATACCTCCAGCTCGCCGACCGGGTCCTCCCCGCCGTTTGGCGCGGCCAGTCCTTCGCCGCGTCGATGCTGCGGCCGGGGGCCGGCGCCCAGTCGGTGCTGCTGCAGATGACGTTCGCCGCGACGTACTCGGAGGGCATGTGGGCAGACGTCGCCGACGCGATCGTCAGCGGCAAGGCCGAGACCCCGCCGCTTCCCGAGGGCAAGACGGAGGAGGACGTGGCGGCCGAGATGGAGGCGATGGCCGTCGTCGAGCGTTCGATCGTGTGCAACGACAACCTGGTCGCCGCCGATCCGTCCCGCATTCCCCGCGCCTACGCCGACCAGTACACGGGCGGCGACATTTTCCGGGTCAACGCCGATTCGATGGGCTCGGGCCAGCTGTGCCTGGGATGGCCGGGCAAGAGCTCGGCCGTCGCCCTGGACGGGTCGGCGCTGAAGCACAAGCCGCTGCTGCTGCACTACGACAAGGACGCCGCGGTGACCGGAACGGCCGGCCGCGCGATGCAGGCGGCGATGGGCGGCGAGCTGAAGGAACTGCCGGGATACGGCCACGGCGTGCTGGGCGGCGACAACGACGCCGATGCGGTCGCCGACCTGGTCAGCGCCCACTACCTGGGTTGA
- a CDS encoding helix-turn-helix transcriptional regulator, with translation MDPRIIDKDTGVELWTAAECAEFTGTARGTFTSYAGRGKAPVPTTKLHGLTLWNSDDVREWQKSREERKK, from the coding sequence ATGGACCCCCGCATCATCGACAAGGACACCGGCGTGGAGCTGTGGACCGCCGCGGAATGCGCCGAGTTCACCGGCACCGCCCGCGGCACGTTCACCAGCTATGCGGGCCGCGGCAAGGCGCCGGTGCCCACCACGAAGCTCCACGGCCTGACGCTGTGGAACTCTGACGACGTGCGCGAATGGCAGAAGAGCCGCGAAGAGCGGAAGAAGTGA
- the tig gene encoding trigger factor → MKSSVEQQSATRVKITVEVPFDELKPEFDKAHEALAQQVQIPGFRKGKAPAKLIEARVGRGPILEQVLNEMVPSRYGQAVEEHELKVIGQPEVDVTKLEDGEVVEFTAEVDVRPEIELPDFSDISVEVDALKADDDAVQAELDNLLARFGTLTGVERPVEDGDFISIDLSATVDGEELEEASTEGLSYQVGSGDLIDGLDEAVTGLAQGESKEFGTKLVAGDHEGEDAQVTVTVQSVKVRELPDADDEFAQMASEFDTIDELREDLAKQVENTKKGEQAQQIRDKVLAAALEKTEVPLPEGVVKEQVDGQLQQLLGQFGGDEAVLNTMLEAQGTTREQFDADSRTSAEEAVRTQLFLDELAEQEQPEVSQQELTDHILFTAQSYGMDPNQFIQQIQQSGQLGNLFADVRRGKALAVSILKATVKDTDGNDVDVAEFFGEAEAPEAPEADAKADEADAEK, encoded by the coding sequence GTGAAGTCCTCCGTCGAACAGCAAAGCGCCACCCGCGTCAAGATCACCGTCGAGGTTCCCTTCGACGAGCTCAAGCCCGAGTTCGACAAGGCCCACGAGGCCCTTGCCCAGCAGGTCCAGATCCCGGGCTTCCGCAAGGGCAAGGCCCCCGCCAAGCTGATCGAGGCCCGCGTCGGCCGCGGCCCGATCCTGGAGCAGGTCCTCAACGAGATGGTTCCCTCCCGCTACGGCCAGGCCGTCGAGGAGCATGAGCTGAAGGTCATCGGCCAGCCGGAGGTCGACGTCACCAAGCTGGAGGACGGTGAGGTCGTCGAGTTCACCGCCGAGGTCGACGTCCGCCCCGAGATCGAGCTGCCGGACTTCTCCGACATTTCCGTCGAGGTCGACGCCCTCAAGGCCGACGACGACGCCGTGCAGGCCGAGCTCGACAACCTCCTCGCCCGCTTCGGCACCCTCACCGGCGTCGAGCGCCCGGTCGAGGACGGCGACTTCATCTCCATCGACCTGTCGGCCACCGTCGACGGCGAGGAGCTGGAGGAGGCCTCCACTGAGGGCCTGTCCTACCAGGTCGGCTCCGGCGACCTGATCGACGGCCTGGACGAGGCCGTCACCGGCCTGGCCCAGGGCGAGTCCAAGGAGTTCGGCACCAAGCTGGTCGCCGGCGACCACGAGGGCGAGGACGCCCAGGTCACCGTCACCGTCCAGTCCGTGAAGGTCCGCGAGCTTCCCGACGCCGACGACGAGTTCGCCCAGATGGCCTCCGAGTTCGACACCATCGACGAGCTGCGCGAGGACCTGGCCAAGCAGGTCGAGAACACCAAGAAGGGCGAGCAGGCCCAGCAGATCCGCGACAAGGTCCTCGCCGCCGCCCTCGAGAAGACCGAGGTGCCGCTGCCGGAGGGCGTCGTCAAGGAGCAGGTCGACGGCCAGCTGCAGCAGCTGCTCGGCCAGTTCGGCGGCGACGAGGCCGTCCTGAACACCATGCTCGAGGCCCAGGGCACCACCCGCGAGCAGTTCGACGCCGACTCCCGCACCTCCGCCGAAGAGGCCGTGCGCACCCAGCTCTTCCTCGACGAGCTGGCCGAGCAGGAGCAGCCGGAGGTCTCCCAACAGGAGCTCACCGACCACATCCTGTTCACCGCCCAGTCCTACGGCATGGACCCGAACCAGTTCATCCAGCAGATCCAGCAGTCCGGCCAGCTCGGCAACCTCTTCGCCGACGTCCGCCGCGGCAAGGCCCTGGCCGTGTCCATCCTGAAGGCCACCGTCAAGGACACCGACGGCAACGACGTCGACGTCGCCGAGTTCTTCGGCGAGGCCGAGGCGCCCGAGGCCCCCGAGGCCGATGCGAAGGCCGACGAGGCCGACGCCGAGAAGTAG
- a CDS encoding ATP-dependent Clp protease proteolytic subunit — MSDQNPAPADSVFDKLLKERILFLGDQVDDQIANKLCAQMLLLSAEDPERDIALYINSPGGSVTAGMAIYDTMKFVPCDVATYGMGLAASMGQFLLSAGTPGKRYALPHARIMMHQPSAGIGGTASDITIQAEQFAQTKKEMARLIAEHTGQPLERIVEDSDRDRWFTAAEALEYGFVDHVVTSLKDARDAKAGTGNKASDDAERNAENAADVAREQRDSGK; from the coding sequence ATGAGCGACCAGAACCCCGCCCCGGCCGACTCCGTGTTCGACAAGCTCCTGAAGGAGCGCATCCTGTTCCTCGGCGACCAGGTCGACGACCAGATCGCCAACAAGCTGTGCGCCCAGATGCTGCTGCTGTCCGCCGAGGACCCCGAGCGTGACATCGCGCTGTACATCAACTCCCCGGGCGGCTCCGTCACCGCCGGCATGGCCATCTACGACACCATGAAGTTCGTGCCCTGCGACGTCGCCACCTACGGCATGGGCCTGGCCGCCTCGATGGGCCAGTTCCTGCTGTCCGCCGGCACCCCCGGCAAGCGCTACGCCCTGCCGCACGCCCGCATCATGATGCACCAGCCGTCCGCCGGCATCGGCGGCACCGCGTCGGACATCACCATCCAGGCCGAGCAGTTCGCGCAGACCAAGAAGGAAATGGCCCGCCTCATCGCCGAGCACACCGGCCAGCCCCTGGAACGCATCGTCGAGGATTCCGACCGCGACCGCTGGTTCACCGCCGCCGAGGCGCTGGAATACGGCTTCGTCGACCACGTGGTGACGTCCCTGAAGGACGCCCGCGACGCCAAGGCCGGCACCGGCAACAAGGCCAGCGACGACGCCGAGCGCAACGCCGAAAACGCCGCCGACGTCGCCCGCGAGCAGCGGGACTCGGGCAAGTAG